A portion of the Bacteroidota bacterium genome contains these proteins:
- a CDS encoding ATP-binding protein codes for MGKSKILMQIRDELTQKNSDANVIYIDKEKYEFDHIADYNDLMKFVSQNRSDGLNCLFIDEVQEIAQFEKALRSLLSEGNFDIYCTGSNAQIFSSNISTYLSGRHIETKVHALSYPEFLNFHGLAKNMESLSRFLQFGGLPYLIHLPQDVHTINEYLTNLNSTILYRDVIGRHNIRDVVFLNNLLKYAADNTGSLLSVNNIHKYLKSQKSTKSVSVIVNYLNHLVEANLINRTCRMEVQGLKIFEAGEKFYFEDIGIRNSIIGYKAQDINKIIENAVYNHLNLNGYEVFIGKMGNKEIDFIAQKDNERVYFQVAYKLSDEKVIKREFGNLDEIKDHYPKFVISMDDFPIETSYKGIKHKKLIDFLYETKN; via the coding sequence GTGGGGAAAAGTAAAATTCTGATGCAGATAAGGGATGAACTTACACAAAAAAATTCTGATGCAAATGTAATTTATATCGACAAAGAAAAATATGAATTCGACCATATTGCAGATTATAATGACCTGATGAAATTCGTTTCTCAAAACCGTTCTGATGGTCTGAATTGTCTATTTATTGATGAAGTTCAGGAAATTGCTCAATTTGAGAAAGCCCTAAGGAGTTTACTTTCTGAAGGAAATTTTGATATTTATTGCACAGGAAGTAATGCACAAATATTTTCAAGTAATATATCTACATATTTAAGTGGTAGGCATATAGAAACAAAAGTACACGCTTTGTCCTATCCGGAGTTCTTAAATTTTCATGGTCTTGCAAAAAATATGGAAAGTCTTTCACGTTTTTTGCAATTTGGCGGTCTGCCATATTTGATACATCTGCCCCAAGATGTACATACCATAAACGAGTATCTTACGAACCTAAATTCTACAATCTTGTATAGAGATGTAATAGGCAGGCACAATATACGAGATGTTGTTTTTCTGAATAATCTATTGAAATATGCAGCAGATAATACAGGTAGTTTGCTGTCAGTCAATAATATACACAAATATCTTAAATCTCAAAAAAGCACTAAATCTGTAAGTGTGATTGTAAACTACTTGAATCATTTAGTTGAGGCAAATTTGATAAATCGCACGTGTCGTATGGAGGTGCAAGGTTTAAAAATATTTGAAGCCGGAGAGAAATTCTACTTCGAGGATATTGGCATACGTAATTCAATAATTGGATACAAGGCACAGGATATTAACAAAATAATTGAGAATGCTGTTTATAATCATCTTAATTTAAATGGCTATGAAGTATTTATCGGAAAAATGGGAAACAAAGAAATTGATTTTATTGCACAAAAAGATAATGAACGTGTTTATTTTCAGGTAGCCTACAAGCTTTCTGATGAAAAAGTAATAAAGAGGGAATTTGGAAATCTTGATGAAATTAAAGACCATTACCCAAAGTTTGTTATAAGTATGGATGATTTTCCTATTGAAACTAGTTATAAAGGAAT